From a single Gracilimonas sp. genomic region:
- a CDS encoding DUF411 domain-containing protein, protein MNNTKILVVGLLVTVGVAAFLFWPGNSPQSILSDKTEVVMYKNEGCQCCTKWGDHMEEGEFSVEEVPTPVLMQVKQQNGITRELASCHTAMIGDYVVEGHVPREDVERLLQEKPEDVIGLAVPGMPTGSPGMEMPGRPADNYDVLLLKKDGTTSVYASH, encoded by the coding sequence ATGAATAACACGAAAATTTTAGTTGTTGGATTATTAGTAACGGTAGGTGTTGCTGCTTTTTTATTCTGGCCGGGTAATTCTCCGCAAAGCATCCTGTCCGATAAAACCGAAGTGGTGATGTATAAAAATGAAGGCTGCCAGTGTTGCACTAAGTGGGGCGATCATATGGAAGAGGGGGAGTTTTCTGTAGAAGAAGTTCCGACTCCGGTCCTCATGCAGGTGAAACAGCAAAACGGAATTACCCGTGAATTGGCTTCCTGCCACACCGCGATGATTGGCGATTATGTTGTGGAAGGACACGTGCCCCGCGAAGATGTGGAGCGCCTGCTTCAGGAAAAACCGGAAGATGTAATTGGTTTAGCAGTTCCGGGAATGCCGACCGGATCACCCGGAATGGAAATGCCGGGGCGTCCCGCTGACAATTATGATGTATTACTCCTGAAAAAGGACGGAACCACCAGCGTATATGCATCACACTAA
- a CDS encoding heavy metal translocating P-type ATPase yields the protein MKVTLQIDGMHCAGCANAVDKQLENLEGVKSASVNLATESAVVEYEGDLTMDDFGEAVSKAGYTLIRDDSDSESKADKVEEREQKKYETARRNMVWSWAPTAVMLLWMLPMWIAHYMFLGPVGMELGMILLSGFAIFVPGWETIKSAWKSSVNLSPNMDVLIAMGALASLSTGFVKLAHELGYGPDFHSFAMIGGMIMAFHLTGRFIETKAKGSASQAIRKLLTLGAKEASVLREGEEVKIPIKELQVGDVMLVRPGEKIPTDGEVIEGSSSVDESIATGESMPVEKSEGDEVIGATLNTNSVLKVKATKVGNETFLNQVIKLVEEAQGSKIPIQDFADRVTSIFVPVVLLLALVTLASWLLFPDFFGGIVEWASAFIPWVNPDLGSTALAFYAMIAVLVIACPCALGLATPTALMVGSGLGAENGILIRKGEAIQRMKDVNAIVLDKTGTITKGQPTVTDVIPFGETKEVDLLKWAASVENNSEHPLARAVVNYASEKDIKPTEVSGFESMTGKGVYAELDGKKVGVGTPSLMEKLGVEISSDVSSQKQQLEEKAKTAVLVSFDGEVAGLLGIADEVKEDSKQAIDELKKLGLKTIMLTGDNQKTARAIADQVGIDEVIAEVLPDQKSNEVKRLQDSGDVVAMVGDGINDAPALTLADVGIAIGTGTDVAIESGDIVLVKGDLSAVIRAINLSKKTFTKIKQNLFWAFFYNLIMIPLAFVGWLHPLLAEAAMAFSSINVVFNSRRLGKAKLN from the coding sequence ATGAAAGTCACACTTCAAATTGATGGGATGCATTGCGCAGGCTGTGCCAATGCAGTGGATAAACAGCTTGAGAACCTGGAAGGGGTAAAGTCTGCCAGCGTAAATCTGGCTACAGAATCAGCGGTGGTGGAATATGAGGGCGACCTTACCATGGATGATTTCGGGGAAGCAGTATCAAAAGCGGGTTATACACTTATTCGCGATGACTCTGATTCGGAATCCAAAGCAGACAAGGTGGAGGAGAGGGAGCAAAAAAAGTACGAGACCGCCAGAAGAAATATGGTGTGGTCGTGGGCCCCTACCGCAGTGATGCTGTTGTGGATGCTCCCGATGTGGATTGCCCATTATATGTTTTTAGGGCCGGTGGGAATGGAGTTGGGAATGATCCTGCTCTCCGGATTTGCCATTTTTGTACCCGGATGGGAAACCATCAAAAGTGCGTGGAAGTCATCGGTAAACCTGAGTCCCAATATGGATGTGTTGATTGCCATGGGAGCCCTGGCTTCGCTTTCTACCGGTTTTGTAAAGCTGGCCCATGAACTGGGATATGGGCCTGATTTCCACAGCTTCGCCATGATCGGAGGGATGATCATGGCCTTTCACTTAACCGGCCGGTTTATTGAAACGAAAGCCAAAGGGAGTGCTTCACAGGCCATCCGGAAGTTATTGACGCTGGGTGCCAAAGAAGCTTCCGTTCTGAGAGAGGGGGAAGAAGTAAAAATCCCAATTAAAGAATTACAAGTTGGGGACGTCATGCTGGTGCGGCCGGGAGAAAAAATCCCAACCGATGGAGAAGTTATTGAAGGAAGCAGCAGCGTGGACGAGTCCATCGCAACCGGAGAATCGATGCCCGTGGAAAAATCGGAAGGAGATGAAGTAATCGGCGCCACCCTGAATACCAACAGCGTGTTAAAGGTGAAGGCAACAAAAGTGGGAAATGAGACTTTCCTGAACCAGGTCATAAAATTGGTAGAGGAAGCGCAGGGAAGTAAAATTCCTATTCAGGATTTTGCCGATCGGGTCACCAGTATATTTGTCCCGGTAGTTTTATTGTTGGCGCTGGTTACACTTGCCTCATGGCTGCTATTTCCGGACTTTTTCGGAGGAATTGTGGAGTGGGCTTCTGCTTTTATTCCCTGGGTAAATCCGGATTTAGGGTCAACCGCGTTGGCTTTTTATGCGATGATTGCCGTTCTGGTAATTGCCTGTCCCTGTGCACTCGGGTTGGCAACTCCAACGGCCCTGATGGTGGGCTCAGGACTTGGAGCCGAAAATGGAATCCTTATCCGAAAAGGGGAAGCCATTCAGCGCATGAAAGATGTGAATGCCATTGTGCTGGATAAAACGGGCACCATCACAAAAGGACAACCAACGGTGACAGATGTGATCCCATTTGGCGAAACCAAAGAAGTTGACCTGTTGAAATGGGCGGCATCAGTAGAAAACAATTCCGAACATCCGCTCGCCCGGGCAGTTGTAAACTATGCTTCCGAGAAAGACATTAAACCGACGGAAGTCTCGGGATTTGAATCTATGACGGGCAAGGGAGTTTATGCTGAACTGGATGGCAAAAAGGTGGGGGTTGGAACGCCATCGCTGATGGAAAAGCTGGGGGTAGAAATATCTTCGGATGTTTCATCTCAGAAACAGCAGTTGGAAGAAAAAGCTAAAACAGCAGTGTTGGTCAGTTTTGATGGCGAAGTAGCCGGTCTGCTTGGCATTGCCGATGAAGTAAAAGAAGACAGTAAGCAAGCCATTGATGAACTCAAAAAACTGGGACTCAAAACCATTATGCTTACGGGAGACAATCAGAAAACAGCCCGGGCAATTGCCGATCAGGTTGGTATTGATGAAGTAATCGCGGAAGTACTACCTGATCAAAAATCCAATGAAGTGAAACGCCTTCAGGATTCCGGAGATGTAGTAGCTATGGTCGGTGACGGCATCAACGATGCTCCGGCACTTACCCTGGCTGATGTCGGAATTGCCATTGGAACCGGAACGGATGTAGCGATAGAATCCGGTGATATTGTGCTGGTGAAAGGCGACCTTTCAGCAGTGATCCGGGCGATTAACCTGAGTAAGAAAACGTTCACCAAAATTAAGCAGAATTTATTCTGGGCCTTTTTCTACAACCTGATTATGATACCGCTGGCTTTTGTGGGATGGCTGCATCCGCTGCTGGCCGAAGCCGCGATGGCATTCAGTTCCATCAACGTGGTGTTTAATTCCCGCAGACTTGGGAAGGCAAAATTGAACTAA
- a CDS encoding heavy-metal-associated domain-containing protein, with protein sequence MKTITLNISGMGCSGCVNTVESALQSLEGVGSVKVELDKETAEVLYDDSRVQLTDFEKAIDDSGYTMKGVKA encoded by the coding sequence ATGAAGACAATCACATTAAATATATCAGGAATGGGATGTAGCGGATGTGTAAACACCGTTGAATCTGCACTGCAATCATTAGAAGGAGTTGGGTCTGTAAAAGTGGAACTCGATAAGGAAACGGCTGAGGTCTTGTATGATGATTCCCGCGTTCAGCTGACCGATTTCGAAAAAGCTATTGATGACTCTGGTTATACTATGAAAGGAGTGAAAGCATAA
- a CDS encoding alpha/beta fold hydrolase yields the protein MKKLISFTLVLLLFGADLNARQFPKQLEFKDIFHEPFIPGARPSFSHFSPDGKTIYYTWSDSGTSDTDLFRVGLSGKNQQKAEDNVVRNYELSPNGNHVLYTKDGDLVLADKSFENERVIVASKGFDYDPVWSADGSRFAFVQNGDVWVSGVEQAFMKQITNRKEGRPSYNVEHWAGNKLVLTQTDRSDYREVFFPEYADTFVEPGGDGRGIPTRMVSIAGVDSGDVEIIFTHKGYLDTDVSSSGNHLAIDYLDPAMKNRTITVYNVNTLEAKTLFEDETEGWMYNTNMEFAPITDRLMFQSEQDGWNHIYTVNPDGTGFEQHTFGQYDIPWATWIDERTIVMASSEMDPGERQLYKLDIITNLPTKLTTEEGYRRDFEISHDRRYVVYEKTFFNEPFDLYVVDTMIPQRETQLTNTVPDSFYEYDWQQEDYVRFNGRDGETRLSMSVLKPAKRNPDGNPVVVFVHGAGSLQNVYKGWSNNYWREYMFHQYLTLQGYYVIEVDYRHSTGYGRKFREDVTNWMGKYETEDIEDGLAFLADNYDKADTSRVGIYGGSYGGFMALYAVGVSPERFDAAAGLRSVTNWENYYYANPWYTLPRLGTPEDHPENYARSSPITYADSLEQPVILLHGLIDDNVGFQDAVHYIEILIQSGNEEFEMMMYPTERHSFRDEDAWYDEYRRIYEFFEKHLK from the coding sequence ATGAAAAAACTGATTTCATTTACTCTCGTTCTGTTATTATTTGGCGCTGACCTCAACGCCCGGCAGTTTCCCAAACAGCTGGAATTCAAAGACATTTTTCACGAGCCGTTTATTCCCGGTGCCCGTCCATCCTTTTCTCATTTCTCACCGGATGGCAAAACCATCTATTATACCTGGAGCGACTCGGGCACTTCAGATACCGATCTCTTCCGTGTTGGGTTAAGTGGTAAAAATCAGCAGAAGGCCGAGGATAATGTAGTCCGAAATTATGAGCTGTCACCCAACGGTAATCACGTCCTTTACACCAAAGACGGAGACTTGGTGCTGGCGGATAAAAGCTTCGAGAATGAACGAGTAATTGTGGCCTCAAAAGGTTTTGATTACGATCCCGTTTGGAGTGCCGATGGCTCACGCTTTGCTTTTGTTCAGAACGGAGACGTCTGGGTTTCCGGTGTTGAACAGGCTTTTATGAAGCAAATCACCAATCGTAAAGAAGGCCGGCCTTCTTATAATGTGGAACACTGGGCCGGCAACAAATTAGTACTCACACAAACCGACCGTTCAGATTACCGGGAGGTGTTCTTTCCCGAATACGCGGACACCTTCGTAGAGCCCGGAGGTGATGGCCGCGGCATCCCAACCCGAATGGTATCTATTGCCGGTGTTGATTCGGGAGATGTTGAAATCATTTTTACTCATAAAGGATATCTGGATACCGATGTAAGTTCATCAGGAAACCATCTCGCCATCGACTACCTGGATCCCGCCATGAAAAACCGAACCATCACTGTGTATAACGTGAACACCCTGGAGGCCAAGACGCTTTTTGAGGATGAAACAGAAGGCTGGATGTACAACACCAACATGGAATTTGCCCCCATTACCGACCGGCTGATGTTTCAAAGTGAGCAGGACGGCTGGAATCATATCTACACCGTTAACCCGGACGGTACCGGATTTGAACAGCATACGTTTGGCCAATATGATATCCCGTGGGCAACCTGGATTGATGAGCGCACCATTGTGATGGCCTCTTCTGAAATGGATCCCGGCGAGCGACAGCTATACAAGCTGGACATCATCACCAACCTGCCAACTAAACTCACCACAGAAGAAGGCTACCGAAGAGATTTCGAAATCAGCCACGACCGCAGGTATGTAGTGTATGAAAAAACCTTTTTCAACGAGCCCTTCGATTTGTACGTGGTAGATACCATGATTCCCCAAAGAGAAACTCAGCTTACCAACACCGTTCCCGATTCTTTTTATGAATATGACTGGCAGCAAGAGGATTATGTGCGATTTAACGGCCGAGATGGAGAAACCCGGCTGTCTATGTCGGTATTGAAACCGGCCAAAAGAAATCCGGACGGCAACCCGGTGGTAGTTTTTGTACACGGTGCCGGATCACTTCAAAATGTGTACAAAGGCTGGTCAAATAATTACTGGCGGGAGTATATGTTTCATCAATATTTAACCCTGCAGGGGTATTATGTGATTGAAGTGGACTACCGACACAGCACCGGATATGGACGCAAATTCCGCGAAGACGTCACCAACTGGATGGGCAAATACGAAACCGAAGACATCGAAGACGGACTCGCATTCCTGGCTGATAATTATGACAAAGCTGATACCTCGCGCGTAGGAATTTATGGCGGAAGTTACGGCGGCTTCATGGCGCTGTATGCGGTGGGCGTTTCTCCTGAACGCTTTGACGCAGCAGCCGGATTGCGGTCGGTCACCAATTGGGAAAATTATTATTACGCCAACCCCTGGTACACCCTGCCGAGATTAGGAACTCCGGAAGACCATCCCGAGAACTACGCCCGAAGCTCGCCCATCACCTATGCAGATTCGCTGGAACAACCGGTTATACTGTTACATGGGTTGATTGATGATAATGTAGGTTTCCAGGATGCCGTGCATTACATTGAGATCCTCATCCAAAGTGGAAATGAAGAATTCGAGATGATGATGTACCCAACCGAGCGACACAGCTTCCGGGATGAAGATGCCTGGTATGACGAATACCGCCGCATTTATGAATTCTTTGAAAAACATTTGAAGTAA